The Enterococcus rotai genome includes a window with the following:
- a CDS encoding YpmS family protein — MKNEPEEKKESTEVKKTSPRRKKTPEVKKTINHWKVAFIVLIGLIIGSVAFVFIRVTQVREPNYTPVPELVEKDGTPVIAIQSKKKQINALIDFYLSDFQKGSDITYKFYLENEAMLNGTFEVLGHPIQFYLYFDPYVMDNGNVQLKAKSLSIGTLGLPMKEILKFVQRDYKLPNWVEVNPDDSTILLRLDQFRMQNGLFIRAEKINLVDDDIRMNIYLPKDK, encoded by the coding sequence ATGAAAAATGAACCAGAAGAAAAAAAAGAATCAACAGAAGTAAAAAAAACAAGCCCAAGAAGAAAAAAAACACCTGAGGTCAAAAAAACAATTAATCACTGGAAAGTGGCTTTTATCGTTTTAATTGGACTTATAATCGGAAGTGTAGCCTTCGTTTTTATCAGAGTTACTCAAGTTAGAGAACCAAACTATACACCAGTACCTGAGTTAGTCGAAAAAGATGGAACACCAGTTATCGCAATCCAATCAAAGAAAAAACAAATAAATGCGTTAATTGATTTTTATCTGAGTGATTTCCAAAAAGGCTCTGATATTACGTATAAATTCTATCTAGAAAATGAAGCAATGTTGAATGGGACATTTGAAGTTTTAGGACATCCAATTCAATTTTATCTGTATTTTGATCCGTATGTAATGGACAATGGAAATGTACAATTGAAAGCAAAAAGTTTATCTATCGGAACGCTAGGTTTGCCAATGAAAGAAATTTTGAAGTTTGTTCAAAGAGATTACAAATTGCCAAACTGGGTAGAAGTAAATCCAGATGACAGTACAATTCTACTCCGTTTAGACCAATTTAGAATGCAAAATGGTCTATTTATCCGAGCTGAAAAAATAAACTTAGTCGATGACGATATCCGAATGAACATTTATTTGCCTAAAGATAAATAA
- a CDS encoding YozE family protein, with translation MRRSFYHYLMTLRAPKKTAESQFANDASRDIQFPKQSEDYHEISTYLEMNADYLTNMHVFDEMWEKYLENNK, from the coding sequence ATGAGAAGAAGTTTTTATCATTATCTAATGACCTTAAGAGCGCCTAAAAAAACGGCGGAAAGCCAATTTGCAAATGACGCGTCAAGAGATATTCAGTTTCCAAAACAATCAGAAGATTATCATGAGATATCTACTTATTTAGAAATGAATGCTGATTATTTGACCAATATGCATGTTTTTGATGAGATGTGGGAAAAATACTTAGAAAACAATAAATAA
- the trhA gene encoding PAQR family membrane homeostasis protein TrhA: protein MEKAKFSRKYMILNEVLNAVTHGIGASLSIAGLVILLVKGARLGSAVHVVSYAIYGSTLILLFLSSTLFHSLIFTKAKKVFQVFDHSSIFLLIAGSYTPFCLLSIKGWLGWLLFVLIWVMAISGVVYKSLTLHKQETVKNISTVIYIIMGWLCITAAKPLYDSLGPTGIALLVAGGVSYTLGAAFYSLKSVRFMHVVWHLFVMLGAGFMFFSILLYT, encoded by the coding sequence TTGGAAAAAGCAAAATTCTCGAGAAAATATATGATTTTAAATGAGGTACTTAATGCAGTTACTCACGGGATTGGGGCTAGTTTAAGTATTGCAGGATTAGTGATTTTGTTAGTCAAGGGTGCAAGGCTTGGTTCAGCTGTTCATGTTGTTTCCTATGCTATTTATGGTTCAACTTTGATTCTGTTATTCCTATCCTCAACTTTATTTCACAGTTTGATTTTCACTAAAGCTAAGAAAGTCTTCCAAGTCTTCGACCATAGTTCGATTTTCTTATTGATTGCTGGTAGCTATACGCCATTTTGCTTATTGAGCATCAAGGGTTGGTTAGGCTGGCTATTGTTTGTTCTTATTTGGGTCATGGCAATCAGTGGAGTTGTCTACAAATCTTTAACACTTCATAAACAAGAGACAGTAAAAAATATTTCAACGGTCATTTACATTATTATGGGCTGGCTTTGTATTACAGCAGCAAAACCTTTATATGATTCTTTAGGGCCTACTGGAATAGCTTTATTAGTGGCTGGAGGCGTTTCTTATACATTAGGTGCTGCCTTTTATAGTTTAAAGAGCGTTCGCTTTATGCATGTAGTTTGGCATTTGTTCGTGATGTTAGGAGCAGGATTCATGTTCTTTTCAATTTTGCTTTATACTTAA
- the msrA gene encoding peptide-methionine (S)-S-oxide reductase MsrA, protein MNEKAIFAGGCFWCMIQPFDTQPGINSVTSGYTGGHVENPTYEQVLSHTTGHTEAVEIDFDPEIMPYEKLVEIYWQQTDPTDALGQFEDRGDNYRPVIFYTSEKQKQIAENSRQALQESGRFSEPIVTTIEPATIFYPAEDYHQDFYQKDPERYKDAHLNRENFIKENW, encoded by the coding sequence ATGAATGAAAAAGCCATTTTTGCTGGCGGCTGCTTTTGGTGTATGATCCAACCTTTTGACACGCAGCCCGGCATCAATTCAGTAACCTCAGGCTATACAGGTGGTCATGTTGAAAACCCGACTTATGAACAAGTATTAAGTCATACAACTGGGCATACAGAAGCAGTTGAAATTGACTTTGATCCTGAGATTATGCCGTATGAAAAACTTGTAGAAATCTACTGGCAACAAACAGATCCCACAGATGCTTTAGGTCAATTTGAAGATCGTGGCGATAATTACCGCCCAGTCATTTTCTATACAAGTGAAAAACAAAAGCAAATTGCTGAAAACAGTCGACAAGCATTACAAGAAAGTGGACGTTTTAGTGAGCCAATCGTCACAACGATTGAACCTGCAACCATTTTTTATCCAGCTGAAGACTATCATCAAGACTTTTATCAAAAAGATCCTGAACGTTACAAAGACGCCCACCTTAATCGAGAAAATTTTATAAAAGAAAATTGGTGA
- a CDS encoding adenine phosphoribosyltransferase, whose protein sequence is MNLKDYIASIPDYPEKGVIFRDISPLMANGEAYREATKQIVDYAKEKRIDMVVGPEARGFIVGCPVAYELGVGFAPVRKKGKLPRETIEVTYDLEYGTDTLTLHKDAITPGQRVLICDDLLATGGTIKATVELIESLGGVVVGCAFLIELMDLHGRDKIQDYEIVTLMEY, encoded by the coding sequence ATGAATTTAAAAGATTATATTGCTAGTATTCCAGATTATCCAGAAAAAGGAGTTATCTTTAGAGATATCTCACCATTGATGGCTAATGGCGAAGCATACCGTGAAGCAACAAAACAAATCGTTGATTATGCGAAAGAAAAAAGAATCGATATGGTCGTAGGACCTGAAGCACGTGGTTTTATTGTCGGGTGTCCGGTAGCATATGAATTAGGTGTTGGCTTTGCTCCAGTCCGTAAAAAAGGAAAGTTACCACGTGAAACGATCGAAGTAACCTATGATTTAGAATATGGTACTGATACATTAACGCTTCATAAAGATGCCATCACACCTGGGCAACGAGTATTGATTTGCGATGACTTATTGGCAACGGGTGGTACCATCAAGGCAACGGTTGAGTTGATCGAGTCATTAGGTGGTGTCGTAGTCGGTTGTGCTTTTCTAATCGAACTGATGGACTTACATGGACGCGATAAAATCCAAGATTATGAAATTGTGACATTGATGGAATATTAA
- a CDS encoding SGNH/GDSL hydrolase family protein, with the protein MKLFFKKNGASLALFLLTIIGVFLVLIVAVPKAKPILGTGAKQTVKSETKEVIRYTAIGDSLTEGIGDLTNSGGFVPLVANDLQEQYHLNGVQTDNFGKNGDRSDQILKRIKKNKDIQKGLASADLITLTVGGNDLMKVIKGDVFRLTKDSFKKPLKSYQKEVEKLLTEIRKYNEEAPIYVLGIYNPFYLYFPDITEMQEIVDNWNDGTKEIVTAEKNAYFIPINDLLYKGVGDQVGIVSSEATATSSSEHDIKNNALYEEDHFHPNNLGYQIMASAVRDEMAKTQDKWLKKGSE; encoded by the coding sequence ATGAAATTATTTTTCAAAAAAAATGGAGCAAGCTTGGCGCTCTTCTTACTCACAATAATCGGTGTATTTTTAGTATTGATCGTGGCGGTGCCTAAAGCAAAACCAATCTTAGGTACTGGAGCAAAACAAACCGTTAAAAGTGAAACGAAAGAAGTGATTCGATATACCGCAATCGGTGACTCACTGACAGAAGGGATTGGCGATTTAACAAATTCAGGTGGATTTGTACCGTTAGTTGCCAACGATTTACAAGAACAGTATCATTTAAATGGTGTCCAAACGGATAATTTTGGGAAAAACGGTGATCGCAGTGATCAAATTCTAAAACGAATCAAAAAAAATAAAGATATTCAAAAAGGTTTGGCATCAGCAGATCTCATTACCTTAACCGTTGGTGGAAACGATCTAATGAAAGTAATCAAAGGAGATGTCTTCCGTTTAACCAAAGACTCATTTAAAAAACCACTTAAAAGCTATCAGAAAGAAGTGGAAAAACTCCTTACAGAGATACGTAAATATAATGAAGAGGCCCCAATCTATGTTTTAGGGATCTACAATCCATTTTATCTTTATTTCCCTGATATTACTGAAATGCAGGAAATAGTGGATAATTGGAATGATGGGACAAAAGAGATCGTTACTGCAGAAAAAAATGCCTATTTTATTCCAATCAATGACTTACTTTATAAAGGAGTAGGAGACCAAGTAGGGATTGTTAGTAGTGAAGCAACGGCAACCTCAAGTTCAGAGCATGATATAAAAAATAATGCGCTTTACGAAGAAGACCATTTCCATCCTAATAATTTAGGTTATCAAATTATGGCTAGCGCTGTTCGTGACGAAATGGCCAAAACCCAGGATAAATGGCTCAAAAAGGGAAGTGAGTGA
- a CDS encoding S41 family peptidase, with amino-acid sequence MKNKQQVPFHQYIISIVCVAFLVGGGSYIYFDYQYKKQLADNPARSADLKKVDNLYSEIINNYVGKVDEKKLVDGALKGMTEALEDPYSSYLNEPEADELDQSLAGSFEGIGATMTMTDDLPTVAQAPIEGSPAAKAGIKANDTVLKVDDEETQGKTLSQVVSKIRGKKGTEVRLTIARGEETFELKLTRDTIPIETVKGELDKTDRTIGSIKITSFGENTYQELKNTIKTLRKDGAKSFVIDLRQNPGGLLNQVEQMASMFLEDGKPIIKFEDKNGNTSEEVASSKLDGGFKVTEPTVVLVDEGSASASEIFAAALKESGNKKIIGTKTFGKGTVQTVKNLNDKSEIKLTVLKWLTPNGKWIHEKGLEPTIKADYPDYAYLSPISRDKTLKQGDSSPVVKNVNALLQALDYEVDANSSEFSEQTQTAVSKLQASTGLPVTGEIDNETAAQIELEIGKKIKDNDQAYEAGLKELQKK; translated from the coding sequence ATGAAAAATAAACAACAAGTACCCTTCCATCAATATATTATTTCGATTGTTTGTGTCGCTTTTCTTGTTGGAGGAGGCAGCTATATTTATTTTGACTATCAATATAAAAAGCAACTTGCAGACAATCCGGCTCGAAGTGCTGACTTAAAAAAAGTTGATAACTTATACAGCGAAATCATCAATAATTACGTAGGAAAAGTTGATGAAAAAAAATTAGTTGACGGTGCATTAAAAGGGATGACTGAAGCTTTAGAGGATCCTTACTCTAGTTATCTAAATGAACCTGAAGCTGACGAGTTAGATCAAAGCCTTGCCGGCAGCTTTGAGGGGATCGGTGCCACTATGACTATGACAGATGATCTGCCTACAGTAGCTCAAGCACCTATCGAAGGCTCACCAGCAGCTAAGGCTGGAATAAAAGCGAATGATACAGTGCTAAAAGTCGACGATGAAGAAACCCAAGGTAAAACACTTTCTCAAGTAGTCAGCAAAATTCGCGGAAAAAAAGGGACCGAAGTTCGTTTAACGATTGCTCGTGGTGAAGAAACATTTGAATTAAAACTGACACGAGATACAATCCCAATTGAGACAGTCAAAGGGGAACTAGATAAAACAGATCGAACGATAGGCTCAATTAAAATCACTTCTTTTGGTGAAAATACTTACCAAGAGCTTAAAAACACGATTAAAACGTTAAGAAAAGATGGCGCAAAATCTTTTGTGATCGACCTACGCCAAAATCCAGGGGGACTTCTTAATCAAGTAGAACAAATGGCTAGTATGTTTCTAGAAGATGGCAAACCGATCATCAAATTTGAAGATAAAAATGGCAATACCAGTGAAGAAGTCGCATCTAGCAAACTAGATGGAGGTTTTAAAGTTACGGAGCCGACTGTTGTTTTAGTGGATGAAGGAAGTGCGAGTGCTTCTGAAATTTTCGCAGCAGCCTTGAAAGAATCAGGAAATAAAAAGATTATTGGCACAAAAACCTTTGGTAAAGGAACCGTTCAAACGGTTAAAAACTTAAATGATAAGAGTGAAATCAAATTAACTGTTCTAAAATGGTTAACGCCAAACGGAAAATGGATTCATGAAAAAGGTTTGGAACCTACTATTAAAGCCGATTATCCTGATTATGCCTATCTATCTCCAATTTCTAGAGATAAAACATTAAAACAAGGTGATTCATCACCAGTTGTTAAAAACGTCAATGCTTTACTACAAGCACTGGACTATGAAGTTGATGCTAACAGTAGCGAATTTTCGGAGCAAACTCAAACAGCTGTCAGCAAATTGCAAGCCAGCACAGGACTTCCTGTTACGGGAGAAATTGATAACGAAACAGCTGCCCAAATTGAGTTAGAAATAGGCAAAAAAATCAAAGATAACGACCAAGCATATGAAGCTGGTCTGAAAGAACTTCAAAAAAAATAA
- a CDS encoding DegV family protein, with protein MTNVKIVTDSSCTMLKSVRDDLDIQMMPLSVMIDGVVYTDDDHLEGEHFMELMSTAKALPKTSQPPIGEFVELYDRLGADGSEVVSIHMTKGLSGTVEAARQAGNLSSANVTVIDSDFTDQGLSFQVIQAAKLAKNGASVPEILAEINHVKENTKLFIGISTLDNLVKGGRISRATGLLSSIFNMKVVMDFDQTELIPVAKGRGMKTFNKWFDELKSELSNLSNVRQIGISHADGLELANSFKEGLQALFPDMDIPVLHTNPVIATHTGKGAFAIMYYTD; from the coding sequence ATGACAAATGTTAAAATTGTGACTGATTCTTCTTGCACAATGCTGAAAAGTGTACGCGATGATTTAGATATTCAGATGATGCCTTTATCTGTAATGATTGATGGCGTAGTTTACACAGATGACGATCATTTAGAAGGCGAACATTTTATGGAATTAATGAGTACGGCTAAAGCTTTACCAAAAACGAGTCAACCACCAATTGGTGAGTTTGTAGAGCTGTATGACCGTTTAGGCGCTGACGGCAGTGAAGTTGTTTCGATTCATATGACAAAAGGCTTGAGCGGTACTGTAGAAGCTGCTAGACAAGCTGGGAATCTTAGCTCTGCTAACGTCACAGTGATCGACAGTGACTTCACGGATCAAGGATTATCATTCCAAGTGATTCAAGCAGCTAAACTTGCTAAAAACGGGGCTAGTGTTCCGGAAATTTTAGCGGAAATCAATCATGTCAAAGAAAACACCAAACTTTTCATCGGTATCTCTACATTGGATAATCTAGTTAAAGGTGGTCGAATCAGTCGTGCAACAGGTCTTTTATCCAGTATTTTTAATATGAAAGTTGTAATGGACTTCGACCAAACAGAATTGATTCCAGTAGCCAAAGGTAGAGGGATGAAGACCTTTAATAAATGGTTTGATGAGTTGAAAAGTGAACTGAGCAACTTATCAAATGTACGCCAAATCGGCATTTCTCATGCAGATGGGCTAGAGCTGGCAAACAGTTTTAAAGAAGGGCTACAAGCACTATTTCCTGATATGGATATTCCTGTATTGCATACAAATCCTGTAATTGCGACTCATACAGGTAAAGGTGCTTTTGCTATCATGTACTATACAGACTAA